From the genome of Rhizobium sp. NXC24, one region includes:
- a CDS encoding ester cyclase, which translates to MSKEQDNKAIVARWFTEFWGETCNLSVVADLATPDMLLKYSLHEPRRGHEDIRDFMTSFRAAFPDLNFWGTADLIAEGDYVVGQWEGGGTHTGPAFSDFLVGSLPAATGRKMHFTGTTILRIENGKIAEEIGLDDGVTALTQLGLIKAA; encoded by the coding sequence ATGAGCAAAGAACAGGACAACAAGGCCATCGTCGCGCGCTGGTTTACCGAATTCTGGGGTGAGACCTGCAACCTGTCTGTCGTCGCTGACCTCGCCACACCGGACATGCTGTTGAAGTATTCGCTGCATGAGCCGCGTCGCGGCCATGAGGACATCAGGGATTTCATGACCAGTTTCCGCGCGGCATTCCCTGATCTCAATTTCTGGGGCACCGCCGACCTCATTGCCGAAGGCGACTATGTCGTCGGCCAGTGGGAGGGCGGCGGCACGCATACCGGTCCGGCGTTTTCCGACTTTCTGGTCGGATCGCTGCCGGCTGCGACTGGTCGCAAGATGCACTTCACCGGCACCACCATCCTGCGCATCGAGAATGGCAAGATCGCCGAGGAAATCGGCCTCGACGACGGTGTGACCGCGCTCACGCAGCTTGGCCTCATCAAGGCCGCCTGA
- a CDS encoding methylated-DNA--[protein]-cysteine S-methyltransferase yields the protein MNVINMETASRPKRSTKSVDASNDIAYSISDSALGKILVARSALGVCAILIGSDGDELIDDLAACFPTSKLISNEARLRDDIDKVVRFIERPDAGLDLPLDMRRGTPFQRRVWDALRAIPCGAMVTYAALARRIGKPKAVRAVASACAANAIALGIPCHRVARSNGTLSGYRWGIERKRALIEKEAKS from the coding sequence ATGAACGTCATCAACATGGAAACCGCCTCGCGGCCCAAGCGCTCGACGAAGAGCGTAGATGCTTCAAACGATATCGCCTATTCGATCAGCGATAGTGCATTGGGCAAAATTCTCGTCGCTCGCAGTGCCCTCGGCGTCTGTGCTATCCTGATCGGATCGGATGGCGATGAACTGATCGATGATCTCGCGGCCTGCTTTCCGACGAGCAAACTGATCTCAAACGAAGCGCGCCTCCGCGACGATATCGACAAGGTCGTTCGGTTTATCGAGAGACCGGACGCCGGGCTTGATCTGCCGCTCGACATGCGGCGCGGCACGCCGTTCCAACGTCGGGTGTGGGATGCCCTTCGCGCAATTCCGTGCGGGGCAATGGTCACCTATGCCGCGCTTGCCCGGCGCATCGGTAAGCCGAAGGCCGTTCGCGCCGTCGCCAGTGCTTGTGCGGCAAACGCGATCGCCTTGGGCATACCTTGCCATCGGGTCGCCCGCAGCAATGGCACGTTGTCCGGCTATCGCTGGGGCATCGAACGAAAGCGCGCGCTCATCGAGAAGGAAGCCAAGTCGTGA
- a CDS encoding PfkB family carbohydrate kinase produces MKPLAVIGNVNVDLILGPAAPWPKAGTEIIVDHDELRVGGAAGNSALAWEGMGVNFEIAANVGNDQFGRWLSEAFGKRAAKWPVRPEGTTLSVGITHPDGERTFFTTRGHLPRLSLVDVFAVLDGSTLSGGYVLLCGPFLTDDLTRDYDALFDWADKHGITVALDTGWPLDGWTDENCAATRGWLSRCGIALLNEVESTTLAGLDDPADAARHLRSHMPDGAIVVVKRGPDGAIAIGRDGALVVVPAPQVKVVDTIGAGDVFNAAFLAALARDEMLSTCLAAGTEVASRAISTLPRSYGELKATKEAAR; encoded by the coding sequence ATGAAGCCGCTTGCAGTCATCGGCAATGTCAATGTCGACTTGATCCTTGGGCCTGCCGCGCCTTGGCCGAAGGCGGGCACCGAGATCATCGTTGACCATGACGAGCTTCGTGTCGGCGGCGCGGCGGGGAATAGCGCGCTTGCCTGGGAAGGAATGGGCGTCAACTTCGAGATCGCGGCCAATGTCGGCAACGATCAGTTCGGCCGCTGGCTGAGCGAAGCCTTCGGCAAACGGGCTGCGAAATGGCCTGTGCGACCGGAGGGCACGACGCTTTCGGTTGGGATCACCCATCCGGACGGCGAACGCACGTTCTTCACGACGCGCGGTCACCTGCCACGTCTCAGCCTTGTCGATGTCTTTGCCGTTCTCGACGGATCGACGCTCTCCGGCGGTTACGTCCTTCTCTGCGGCCCCTTCCTGACCGACGACCTGACGCGGGATTACGACGCGTTGTTCGACTGGGCCGACAAGCATGGGATCACGGTCGCACTCGACACCGGATGGCCGCTCGATGGCTGGACGGATGAAAATTGCGCCGCCACGCGCGGCTGGCTGTCGCGCTGCGGTATTGCCCTGTTGAATGAGGTGGAATCGACCACGCTCGCGGGTCTGGACGACCCGGCAGACGCCGCGCGCCATCTTCGCTCGCATATGCCGGACGGAGCGATCGTCGTCGTCAAACGCGGCCCCGATGGGGCGATTGCCATCGGCAGAGACGGCGCACTCGTTGTGGTCCCTGCACCTCAGGTGAAAGTCGTGGATACGATCGGCGCCGGCGACGTCTTCAATGCCGCATTTCTGGCGGCGCTTGCCCGCGACGAAATGCTTTCTACCTGTTTGGCTGCGGGAACGGAGGTCGCATCGCGCGCCATTTCCACCCTTCCCCGCAGCTATGGCGAGCTCAAGGCTACCAAGGAGGCCGCACGATGA
- a CDS encoding cytochrome c oxidase subunit II: MAVVLILVLLVVGSIGFHLLSPWWWTPIASNWSYIDNTIVITFWITGVVFTVVVLFIAYCVLRFRHRAGNRAAYQPENKRLEWWLAAGTAIGVAAMLAPGLFVWKQFVTVPPDASEVEVVSQQWQWSFRLPGADGKLGRANTRDVTPDNPLGLNKSDPAGLDDVIVEGGELHIPAGKPVKMLLRSIDVLHDFYVPEFRAKMDMIPGTVTYYWFIPTRTGTFEVLCAELCGVGHPQMRGTVVVDTDTAYQAWLQQQPTFAKSLASVEKSAAK, encoded by the coding sequence ATGGCTGTCGTATTGATTCTCGTTCTGCTGGTGGTGGGATCGATCGGGTTCCATCTGCTGAGCCCTTGGTGGTGGACGCCGATCGCGTCCAATTGGAGCTATATCGACAACACGATCGTCATCACGTTCTGGATCACCGGCGTGGTTTTCACGGTCGTCGTGTTGTTCATCGCCTACTGCGTGCTCCGCTTCAGGCATCGCGCCGGAAACCGGGCGGCTTATCAGCCCGAAAACAAGCGGTTGGAATGGTGGCTCGCCGCCGGAACGGCAATCGGCGTAGCGGCAATGCTCGCACCGGGCCTGTTCGTGTGGAAACAGTTCGTCACGGTTCCGCCCGACGCCAGCGAAGTCGAAGTCGTCAGTCAGCAATGGCAATGGAGTTTCCGGCTGCCGGGCGCGGACGGAAAGCTCGGGCGGGCGAACACGCGCGATGTGACCCCGGACAACCCGCTCGGCTTGAACAAGAGCGATCCCGCGGGACTGGACGACGTCATCGTCGAAGGTGGCGAGCTGCACATCCCCGCCGGCAAGCCGGTCAAGATGCTTCTGCGTTCGATCGACGTTTTGCACGATTTCTACGTACCGGAATTCCGGGCCAAGATGGACATGATTCCCGGTACGGTGACCTATTACTGGTTCATACCGACGCGGACGGGAACCTTCGAAGTTCTTTGCGCGGAATTATGCGGCGTCGGTCATCCGCAGATGCGCGGCACGGTCGTCGTCGATACCGATACCGCCTATCAAGCCTGGCTGCAGCAGCAGCCGACTTTCGCGAAATCGCTGGCGTCCGTGGAAAAGTCGGCGGCCAAGTAA
- the ugpC gene encoding sn-glycerol-3-phosphate ABC transporter ATP-binding protein UgpC, with amino-acid sequence MSALEIQNIRKTYGQVETLKGIDIALESGEFLVLLGSSGCGKSTLLNIIAGLAEATSGDVRIGARSVLGVHPKDRDIAMVFQSYALYPNLTVHRNIGFGLEMRKVPAAERDKAVREAAKLLQIENLLERKPSQLSGGQRQRVAIGRALVRKPEVFLFDEPLSNLDAKLRMEMRTELKRLHQMLKTTVVYVTHDQIEAMTLATRIAVMRDGRIEQLGTPEEIYNSPATLYVATFVGVPPMNLLKTTVRPEGLQLQGAGTCLPLPERFKGKVKEGQQLVLGLRPEALRLEQAALSIEAVPEIAELTGPELVVTALAGDQRLTACLPPRTPIDYNGKLTLFFGDEAIHLFDAETGLSCLR; translated from the coding sequence ATGAGCGCGCTCGAAATCCAGAACATCCGCAAGACATACGGCCAGGTCGAAACGCTGAAGGGCATTGATATCGCGCTGGAAAGCGGCGAATTCCTGGTGCTGCTTGGCTCTTCCGGCTGCGGCAAGTCCACACTGTTGAACATCATCGCCGGTCTTGCCGAGGCGACCAGCGGCGATGTGCGGATAGGCGCGCGCTCGGTTCTTGGCGTGCATCCCAAGGACCGCGACATCGCCATGGTGTTCCAATCCTATGCGCTCTATCCAAACTTGACTGTCCATCGCAATATCGGCTTCGGTCTTGAGATGCGCAAAGTGCCGGCGGCAGAGCGCGACAAGGCCGTGCGCGAGGCTGCTAAATTGCTTCAGATCGAAAATTTGCTGGAGCGCAAGCCAAGCCAGCTTTCCGGCGGCCAGCGGCAGCGTGTTGCGATCGGCCGCGCGCTCGTGCGCAAGCCGGAAGTCTTCCTTTTCGATGAGCCGCTTTCGAACCTCGACGCCAAGCTGCGCATGGAAATGCGTACCGAACTCAAGCGTCTTCATCAGATGCTGAAGACGACGGTTGTCTACGTCACCCACGATCAGATCGAGGCGATGACGCTCGCCACTAGGATCGCCGTCATGCGAGACGGACGGATCGAACAATTGGGCACGCCGGAGGAGATCTACAACAGTCCCGCAACACTCTATGTGGCAACCTTTGTCGGCGTGCCGCCGATGAACCTCTTGAAGACCACGGTTCGCCCCGAAGGATTGCAGTTGCAAGGCGCAGGCACTTGCCTGCCGCTCCCCGAACGCTTCAAAGGCAAAGTCAAAGAGGGCCAACAACTTGTTCTCGGCCTACGGCCAGAGGCATTGCGCCTGGAACAAGCCGCCTTATCGATCGAAGCCGTGCCCGAAATTGCAGAGTTGACCGGCCCCGAACTCGTCGTCACCGCCCTCGCCGGAGATCAGCGATTGACGGCTTGCCTCCCTCCTCGCACACCAATCGACTATAATGGCAAGCTCACGCTATTCTTCGGCGATGAAGCGATACATCTTTTCGACGCGGAAACGGGTCTTAGCTGCCTTCGATAG
- the ada gene encoding bifunctional DNA-binding transcriptional regulator/O6-methylguanine-DNA methyltransferase Ada produces the protein MTVMPRNRTAFTQTAVADDPRWARIVARDRTADGHLWYSVATTGVYCRPSCPSRTANPKNVQLHDSLQAAKATGFRPCKRCKPDGLSSDGENAAIIARVCRLIEESEEEPSLHQLAEAAGRSASHFHRLFKSATGLTPKDYASAHRAAKVREGLANGNSVTEAIYDAGFNSSGRFYEKSTDMLGMTPTQYRSGGANEDIRFAVGQSSLGAILVASSRKGVAAILLGSDPEALVRNLQDRFPNANLIGADGEYEALVARVVGLVEAPGLGIDLPLDVRGTAFQQRVWQALREISVGRTVSYMEIARRIGSPKAVRAVAGACAANNLAVAIPCHRVVRNDGSLSGYAWGVERKRVLLDREATEGR, from the coding sequence ATGACCGTGATGCCCCGAAACCGGACAGCTTTTACACAAACGGCAGTGGCCGATGATCCGCGCTGGGCACGTATCGTCGCCCGCGATCGAACCGCCGATGGCCATCTCTGGTATTCGGTGGCAACGACCGGTGTCTATTGCCGGCCCTCCTGTCCATCGCGAACCGCAAACCCCAAGAACGTGCAATTGCATGATTCACTTCAAGCCGCGAAAGCGACGGGCTTTCGCCCCTGTAAGCGATGCAAGCCGGATGGTCTTTCCTCAGACGGTGAGAATGCCGCCATCATTGCGCGCGTTTGCCGATTGATCGAAGAGAGCGAGGAAGAACCGTCCTTGCACCAGCTCGCAGAGGCGGCCGGACGCAGTGCCAGTCATTTCCATCGGCTATTCAAATCGGCGACCGGCTTGACGCCCAAGGATTACGCCTCGGCACACCGCGCGGCGAAAGTCCGTGAAGGCCTTGCGAACGGCAACAGCGTGACCGAGGCGATCTACGATGCCGGGTTCAATTCGAGCGGCCGCTTTTACGAGAAATCCACCGATATGCTCGGAATGACGCCGACCCAGTATCGATCGGGAGGCGCCAACGAAGATATCCGCTTCGCGGTCGGTCAATCGTCGCTGGGCGCGATCCTGGTGGCGTCGAGCAGGAAAGGCGTGGCGGCCATTCTCCTCGGCAGCGACCCCGAGGCGCTGGTGCGCAATCTTCAGGATCGTTTTCCCAACGCCAACCTGATTGGTGCGGACGGGGAGTACGAAGCCCTTGTGGCGCGTGTCGTCGGCCTCGTGGAGGCGCCAGGTCTTGGGATCGACTTGCCGCTCGACGTTCGCGGTACGGCATTTCAGCAGCGGGTTTGGCAGGCGCTACGGGAAATCTCGGTTGGCCGGACCGTCTCCTACATGGAAATCGCCCGCCGCATCGGTTCACCCAAGGCGGTGCGCGCCGTCGCCGGAGCGTGCGCGGCCAACAATCTGGCCGTCGCAATCCCATGCCATAGGGTGGTGCGGAACGATGGTTCGCTTTCCGGCTATGCCTGGGGCGTAGAGCGAAAACGCGTTCTGCTTGACCGTGAAGCGACCGAAGGCCGTTGA
- a CDS encoding carbohydrate ABC transporter permease codes for MERRNPIFTIFIYIAAVLLAAVILAPILWLFVMSISPAADLAAKPLRWWPQTADFSRYRLLFSTIENSTGAAFTSSLRNSIEIAGMATIAAIALAIPAGWAVSRTPSVGWSLSLVIATYMLPPVALAVPLYMGLAYLGMLNNVFGLALVYLTILAPFTTWLMKSGFDSIPKEIESAAMIDGAGLFQTLKIITLPLAMPVIATSALFAFLLAWDEFFYALLFTSDQRAKTLTVAIADLAGGRVSDYGLIATAGVLAALPPVLVGLVMQRALISGLTSGGVKG; via the coding sequence ATGGAGCGCAGGAACCCGATCTTCACCATCTTCATCTATATTGCGGCGGTGCTGCTTGCCGCCGTCATTCTCGCCCCGATCCTCTGGCTGTTCGTCATGAGCATCTCGCCGGCCGCTGATCTCGCAGCGAAACCGCTGCGCTGGTGGCCGCAAACGGCCGATTTTTCCCGTTATCGGCTGCTGTTCTCGACGATCGAGAACAGCACCGGCGCCGCCTTCACCTCCTCGCTGCGCAACAGCATCGAAATTGCGGGCATGGCCACGATAGCGGCCATTGCGCTTGCCATTCCGGCGGGCTGGGCGGTATCGCGCACGCCGTCCGTCGGCTGGTCGCTCTCCCTGGTGATCGCCACCTACATGCTGCCGCCGGTCGCGCTCGCCGTGCCGCTCTATATGGGCCTTGCCTATCTCGGCATGCTCAACAACGTCTTCGGGCTCGCGCTCGTCTATCTCACGATCCTCGCTCCGTTCACGACCTGGCTCATGAAATCCGGATTTGACTCCATTCCGAAAGAAATCGAATCCGCCGCCATGATCGACGGTGCCGGCCTCTTCCAGACGCTGAAGATCATCACGCTGCCACTTGCCATGCCGGTCATCGCGACATCGGCGCTCTTCGCGTTCCTTCTGGCCTGGGATGAATTCTTCTATGCGCTGCTTTTCACTTCGGATCAGCGTGCGAAGACTCTGACCGTCGCCATCGCCGATTTGGCGGGCGGACGTGTATCCGATTACGGACTGATTGCGACCGCCGGTGTGCTTGCCGCCCTGCCGCCGGTTCTGGTCGGTCTCGTCATGCAACGTGCCCTGATCTCGGGGCTGACAAGCGGCGGCGTCAAGGGATGA
- a CDS encoding cytochrome c family protein — protein sequence MSYRFLPICLLFAVSFSFDALAQEGDATAGATVFKKCAICHVAETDQNKVGPSLNGLFGRTAGTHPNFAYSPAMQEAGKGGLVWSETTLRDYLHAPQAKVKGTKMTFVGLKDDTEITNLIAYLKQYSK from the coding sequence ATGTCTTACCGCTTTCTTCCGATCTGTCTGCTTTTCGCCGTTTCTTTTTCATTTGATGCCCTCGCGCAGGAGGGTGATGCCACGGCAGGCGCCACCGTCTTCAAGAAATGCGCCATCTGCCATGTAGCCGAAACGGACCAGAACAAGGTCGGCCCGTCGCTGAACGGCCTGTTCGGCAGGACGGCCGGAACACACCCGAATTTCGCCTATTCGCCGGCCATGCAAGAGGCGGGCAAGGGCGGCCTGGTGTGGAGCGAGACGACGCTCCGCGACTATTTGCACGCCCCCCAGGCGAAGGTGAAGGGCACGAAAATGACCTTCGTCGGCCTGAAGGACGATACCGAGATTACCAATCTGATCGCCTATCTAAAGCAATACTCTAAATAG
- a CDS encoding cytochrome c oxidase subunit I, with product MVDIGSGTEQVIQPAEVEDVELYHPKSWWTRYVFSQDAKIIAIQYSLTAISIGMVALVLSWLMRLQLGFPGYFSFIDAEHYYQFITMHGMIMVIYLLTALFLGGFGNYLIPLMLGARDMVFPYANMLSYWLYLLAVIVLVVGFFAPGGPTGAGWTLYPPQALLSGTPGGRDWGIILMLSSLILFIIGFTMGGLNYVVTVLQGRTRGMTLMRMPLTVWGIFTATVMALLAFPALFVAAVMMLFDRLLGTSFFMPAIVEMGQQLQQAGGSPILFQHLFWFFGHPEVYIVALPAFGIVSDLISTHARKNIFGYRMMVWAIVIIAALSFIVWAHHMYVSGMNPNFGFFFATTTLIIAIPTAIKVYNWVLTLWRGDIHLTLPMLFALAFIVTFINGGLTGLFLGNVVVDVPLSDTMFVVAHFHMVMGVAPILVIFGAIHHWYPKITGRMLNVTMGHIHFWITFLGAYAIFFPMHYLGLMGVPRRYYELGETAFIPPSAHTLNMFITVAALIVGAAQLLFLFNLAWSLRWGRQAGGNPWRATTLEWQTPQTPPAHGNWGKELPIVYRWPYDYSVPGADQDFLPQNQPAPSRLPERAPS from the coding sequence ATGGTCGATATTGGGTCCGGCACCGAGCAGGTCATCCAGCCCGCTGAAGTCGAGGATGTGGAGCTTTATCATCCGAAAAGCTGGTGGACGAGATATGTCTTCAGTCAGGATGCCAAGATCATCGCCATTCAGTATTCCCTGACCGCCATTTCGATCGGCATGGTGGCGCTGGTGCTGTCCTGGCTGATGCGCCTGCAGCTCGGCTTTCCCGGCTATTTCTCCTTCATCGACGCGGAGCATTATTATCAGTTCATCACCATGCACGGCATGATCATGGTGATCTACCTGCTGACGGCGCTGTTCCTCGGCGGATTCGGCAACTATCTGATCCCATTGATGCTCGGCGCCCGCGATATGGTGTTTCCTTACGCGAACATGCTGAGCTACTGGCTCTATCTGCTTGCGGTCATCGTGCTGGTCGTCGGTTTCTTCGCGCCCGGCGGGCCGACCGGCGCCGGCTGGACGTTGTATCCGCCACAGGCTCTTCTATCGGGTACGCCTGGAGGGCGTGACTGGGGCATCATCCTGATGCTGTCGTCGCTGATCCTGTTCATCATCGGCTTTACCATGGGCGGGCTGAACTATGTCGTCACCGTGCTGCAGGGACGCACCCGCGGCATGACACTGATGCGAATGCCCTTGACGGTCTGGGGCATATTCACCGCAACCGTGATGGCGCTGCTCGCCTTCCCGGCACTTTTCGTCGCCGCCGTCATGATGCTGTTCGACCGCTTGCTCGGCACGAGCTTCTTCATGCCCGCCATCGTCGAGATGGGCCAGCAGTTGCAGCAAGCGGGCGGCAGCCCCATCCTGTTCCAGCACCTGTTCTGGTTCTTCGGTCATCCGGAGGTCTATATCGTCGCGCTGCCAGCCTTCGGCATCGTCTCGGATCTGATCAGCACTCATGCGCGCAAGAACATCTTCGGCTACAGGATGATGGTCTGGGCGATCGTCATCATTGCCGCGCTGAGCTTTATCGTATGGGCGCATCATATGTATGTCAGCGGCATGAATCCGAACTTCGGGTTCTTTTTCGCGACCACAACCTTGATCATCGCCATTCCGACGGCAATCAAGGTCTATAACTGGGTGCTGACGCTCTGGCGCGGCGATATCCATCTGACATTGCCGATGCTGTTTGCCCTGGCCTTTATCGTCACGTTCATCAATGGCGGGCTGACCGGCCTCTTTCTCGGCAATGTCGTCGTCGACGTGCCGCTGTCCGACACCATGTTCGTCGTTGCCCATTTCCATATGGTGATGGGGGTCGCGCCGATCCTGGTGATCTTCGGCGCAATCCATCATTGGTATCCGAAAATCACCGGGCGCATGCTGAACGTAACGATGGGCCATATCCACTTCTGGATCACCTTCCTCGGCGCCTATGCGATCTTCTTCCCGATGCACTATCTCGGCCTGATGGGCGTGCCGCGCCGTTATTACGAACTGGGCGAAACGGCCTTCATTCCACCGTCGGCGCATACGCTGAACATGTTCATCACCGTCGCCGCACTGATCGTCGGCGCTGCTCAGCTTCTGTTCCTGTTCAATCTCGCCTGGAGCCTTCGCTGGGGCCGGCAGGCGGGCGGCAATCCGTGGCGGGCAACGACATTGGAATGGCAGACCCCGCAAACGCCGCCTGCGCACGGAAATTGGGGCAAGGAGCTGCCGATCGTCTACCGCTGGCCGTATGACTACAGCGTCCCCGGCGCGGATCAGGACTTCCTGCCGCAGAACCAGCCGGCGCCGAGCAGGCTGCCCGAAAGGGCGCCGTCATGA
- a CDS encoding 2OG-Fe(II) oxygenase, whose amino-acid sequence MNAHSKLNPSASAARSAEARVAAYDWQKLSEELSGFGCAVMEKLLSPEECREIAGLYPQEERFRSHIHMARHGFGKGEYRYFRYPLPNLLGDLRTALYPRLAEIANDWNGRMGIDQRYPADHADFLKQCHDAGQTRPTPLLLQYVPGDFNCLHQDLYGDLAFPLQVAILLSEPGRDFTGGEFVLTEQRPRMQSRAEVVPLRQGDAVAFAVHNRPVQGSKGNYRVNLRHGVSRLRSGMRHTVGIIFHDAK is encoded by the coding sequence GTGAATGCTCATTCGAAGCTCAATCCATCAGCCTCCGCGGCACGGTCCGCAGAGGCGCGTGTCGCCGCGTATGACTGGCAGAAACTATCAGAGGAGCTGAGCGGGTTTGGCTGCGCGGTCATGGAAAAGCTTTTGTCGCCCGAGGAGTGCCGGGAGATTGCCGGCCTTTATCCGCAGGAAGAGCGTTTTCGCAGCCATATTCACATGGCGCGGCATGGCTTCGGCAAAGGAGAATACCGCTATTTCAGATATCCGCTGCCCAATCTGCTTGGCGATTTGCGCACGGCGCTCTATCCGCGATTGGCCGAGATTGCCAACGACTGGAACGGCCGCATGGGCATCGATCAGCGTTACCCCGCAGATCATGCGGACTTCCTCAAGCAATGCCATGATGCGGGCCAGACGCGGCCGACGCCGCTGCTGCTGCAATATGTCCCAGGCGATTTCAATTGCCTGCATCAGGATCTCTACGGCGACCTCGCATTCCCGCTACAGGTGGCGATCCTGCTTTCCGAACCGGGGAGGGATTTCACAGGCGGCGAGTTCGTTCTGACGGAACAGCGTCCGCGGATGCAAAGTCGCGCCGAGGTGGTGCCGCTGCGCCAGGGTGATGCGGTCGCCTTCGCGGTCCATAATCGTCCCGTCCAGGGCTCCAAGGGGAATTATCGCGTCAACCTCCGGCATGGCGTCAGCCGTCTTCGTTCAGGCATGCGCCATACCGTCGGCATCATTTTTCACGATGCAAAATAG
- a CDS encoding DUF2189 domain-containing protein, with product MAAFHVMAGAKGEFTRPEVRKIGIADLVDALRSGLDDFREKPSHYVFLCLMYPIAGIFLVMWSSGADLLPLLYPLMSGFALIGPIAAIGLYEISRRREQGLDSSWHHALEVRHSPALPSIIAVGLMLLVLFVAWLIVAQLVYAMTFDEAGLTSISTFLSDVLTTPRGFSLMLWGNLAGFIFAIIVLATTVVTFPLLLDRDIGAVAAIDASIRATLANPGPVALWGLIVAALLVVGTIPIFAGLAVVMPILGHSTWHLYRKLIAPAYPNRTP from the coding sequence ATGGCGGCGTTCCATGTCATGGCCGGTGCGAAGGGCGAATTTACGCGCCCCGAGGTCCGCAAGATTGGTATCGCGGACCTTGTGGATGCACTGAGGTCGGGACTTGATGACTTCAGAGAGAAACCATCCCATTATGTTTTTCTCTGTCTTATGTACCCGATAGCAGGCATCTTTCTGGTCATGTGGAGCTCCGGTGCCGACCTGCTGCCGCTGCTTTATCCCTTGATGTCGGGCTTTGCGCTGATTGGTCCGATCGCGGCCATCGGTCTCTATGAGATCAGTCGACGCCGTGAGCAGGGGCTCGACAGTTCCTGGCATCATGCGTTGGAGGTTCGCCACTCGCCGGCGCTGCCGTCGATCATTGCGGTCGGCCTCATGTTGCTCGTGCTTTTCGTCGCGTGGCTGATCGTCGCACAGCTCGTCTACGCCATGACCTTCGATGAGGCCGGTCTGACCTCGATCTCCACTTTTTTATCGGACGTGCTGACGACCCCGCGCGGTTTCTCGCTGATGCTGTGGGGAAACCTAGCCGGTTTTATCTTCGCAATCATTGTTTTGGCGACGACGGTGGTGACCTTCCCGTTGCTGCTGGACCGGGATATCGGCGCTGTTGCAGCCATCGACGCAAGCATACGCGCAACCCTTGCCAATCCAGGACCGGTCGCTCTTTGGGGATTGATCGTCGCGGCATTGCTCGTCGTCGGCACCATCCCGATCTTTGCCGGCCTTGCAGTCGTCATGCCTATCCTCGGGCATTCGACCTGGCACCTGTATCGAAAATTGATTGCCCCCGCCTACCCGAACCGCACGCCTTGA
- a CDS encoding SIS domain-containing protein, translated as MTMTGQKTRPPGLVAIDREMARQQADAIASYEGGGEMAAKAAASLQKTGKLMLLGMGGSHAVNRAVEPLYRALGIDAIAAPLSEQLGQPLSLEGRTIFVTSQSGESAEVVRWFNETGGSDETFGLTLEGNSFLAKAAPSLVGAGGTELAFAATRSLTVTFALHLAVLAALGEDPAAALAVLKAPQDVNIAAALAALATVETVVTSGRRLQGVAEALALGLTELSRRPCFSLEGGQLRHGPTEMLGPNIGVVLFRGRDKTAGLVTAMIVSAVETGASTVVFDASGEEPVAGAVTLRFEPATGLAAIFAMLPVAQRLMIAFAEARVDNAGTPVRSTKITRSE; from the coding sequence ATGACCATGACCGGACAAAAGACACGACCGCCGGGGCTTGTTGCGATCGATCGCGAAATGGCACGCCAGCAGGCGGACGCCATCGCGTCCTACGAAGGCGGTGGCGAAATGGCCGCCAAGGCCGCCGCCTCTCTGCAGAAAACGGGTAAGCTCATGCTTCTCGGCATGGGAGGATCGCATGCGGTGAACCGCGCGGTGGAACCGCTTTATCGCGCTTTGGGCATCGATGCGATCGCAGCGCCGCTCTCCGAACAGCTCGGCCAGCCCTTGTCGTTGGAGGGGCGGACGATCTTCGTAACCTCGCAATCCGGCGAAAGCGCCGAAGTGGTTCGTTGGTTCAATGAGACCGGCGGCTCGGACGAGACATTCGGGCTAACGCTCGAAGGCAACTCTTTCCTGGCAAAGGCCGCACCGTCCTTGGTCGGCGCGGGCGGCACGGAACTGGCCTTTGCCGCCACCCGCAGCCTGACCGTCACCTTCGCCCTGCATCTCGCCGTCCTTGCCGCGCTTGGCGAAGACCCGGCGGCCGCACTTGCCGTGCTGAAAGCGCCTCAGGACGTCAATATCGCGGCGGCACTCGCCGCACTCGCGACTGTCGAAACGGTCGTCACATCCGGCCGCCGACTGCAGGGCGTCGCCGAAGCGCTTGCCCTTGGTTTGACGGAGCTATCCCGTCGCCCGTGCTTTTCGCTCGAAGGCGGACAGCTTCGGCACGGGCCGACGGAAATGCTCGGGCCAAATATTGGCGTCGTTCTTTTCCGCGGGCGCGACAAGACGGCGGGCCTCGTCACCGCGATGATCGTTTCCGCTGTCGAAACCGGTGCGTCGACCGTCGTCTTCGATGCATCCGGCGAGGAGCCGGTGGCGGGAGCAGTGACGCTTCGCTTCGAGCCGGCAACCGGCCTTGCGGCAATCTTCGCCATGCTGCCGGTCGCGCAACGGCTGATGATCGCCTTTGCCGAAGCCCGCGTCGATAATGCCGGAACGCCCGTCCGCTCGACGAAAATTACGCGGAGTGAATGA